Proteins encoded by one window of Filimonas effusa:
- a CDS encoding glycosyltransferase family 9 protein yields MKILIIRFSSIGDIVLTTPVIRCVKQQVPDAEVHFLTKKSFRGLIASNPYVNKLHMLDNNWDEMIARLQTEKFDLVIDLHKNLRTLRVKRALHGVKSVAFNKLNIEKFLLTSFLKINILPDKHIVDRCLETVKFLDVENDGQGLDFFIPPADELPMSDLPLSHHFGYVGVVIGAALNTKKLPLDKLKALCAAIDFPVILLGGPEDRTEGDLIAAHDPVRIYNACGKFNLNESAWLVKNAKTIVTHDTGLMHIAAAFKKPVISIWGNTVPAFGMTPYYGAKMVASRIFEVKGLSCRPCSKIGHKKCPKGHFKCMNQQDIPAIAAAATSFK; encoded by the coding sequence ATGAAAATACTGATCATCCGCTTCTCCTCTATTGGCGATATAGTATTAACTACGCCTGTAATTCGTTGTGTTAAACAGCAGGTGCCGGATGCTGAAGTCCATTTTCTGACCAAGAAATCGTTCCGGGGACTAATAGCTTCCAACCCATATGTAAATAAGTTGCATATGCTGGATAACAACTGGGATGAAATGATCGCGCGGCTGCAAACCGAAAAATTTGACCTGGTTATCGATCTTCATAAAAACCTGCGCACCCTGAGAGTGAAACGTGCCCTGCACGGTGTTAAGTCTGTTGCATTCAATAAACTGAATATCGAAAAATTCCTGCTGACCTCCTTTCTCAAGATCAATATATTACCCGATAAACATATTGTAGACCGTTGCCTGGAAACAGTAAAATTCCTCGACGTGGAAAACGACGGACAGGGGCTTGATTTCTTTATCCCTCCCGCAGACGAATTGCCTATGTCCGACCTGCCGCTTAGCCATCATTTTGGTTATGTGGGCGTCGTAATTGGAGCGGCGCTGAATACCAAAAAGCTGCCCCTTGATAAGTTGAAAGCATTATGTGCAGCTATAGATTTCCCGGTGATCTTGCTGGGAGGCCCGGAAGACAGGACCGAAGGGGATCTTATTGCAGCGCATGATCCTGTGCGTATCTATAATGCCTGCGGTAAGTTTAACCTCAATGAAAGCGCCTGGCTCGTGAAGAATGCGAAAACGATTGTCACACATGACACCGGGCTGATGCACATAGCAGCAGCCTTTAAAAAGCCCGTCATTTCTATCTGGGGCAATACGGTCCCGGCTTTTGGAATGACACCTTATTACGGCGCTAAGATGGTAGCATCACGGATCTTTGAAGTAAAAGGACTGTCGTGCCGCCCCTGTAGCAAAATAGGACACAAAAAATGCCCCAAAGGGCATTTCAAATGTATGAACCAGCAGGATATCCCAGCTATTGCTGCAGCTGCCACCAGCTTTAAATAA
- the accC gene encoding acetyl-CoA carboxylase biotin carboxylase subunit translates to MFKKVLIANRGEIALRVIRTCREMGIKTVAVYSTADKDSLHVKFADEAVCIGKPQSSESYLNIPHIMAAAEITNADAIHPGYGFLAENAKFAQICGDHGIKFIGPTPEMINSMGDKITAKETMIKAGVPCIPGSDGLLGSLEEAKELAKNLVGYPVILKATAGGGGKGMRVVWSEEEMERAYNTAKTEAAASFKNDGIYMEKFVEDPRHIEIQVAGDRYGTVCHLSERDCSIQRRHQKLVEESPSPFMTPELRQRMGEAAIKAASAINYESVGTIEFLVDKHRNFYFMEMNTRIQVEHCVTEEVINFDLIKEQLKIAMGEKISGLNYEPQMHAIECRINAEDPYNDFRPSPGKITVLHTPGGHGVRVDSHVYAGYVIPPFYDSMIGKLITIARTREEAIDTMYRALSEYVIEGVKTTIPFHLQLMQNEDFRKGNFTTKFLETFQMQ, encoded by the coding sequence GTGTTTAAAAAAGTACTGATAGCCAATCGGGGTGAAATAGCATTACGTGTTATCCGCACGTGCCGCGAAATGGGCATTAAAACGGTAGCGGTATATTCTACTGCCGATAAAGACAGTCTTCATGTAAAGTTCGCTGATGAGGCAGTATGTATTGGAAAGCCTCAAAGCAGCGAATCTTATCTCAATATTCCCCATATTATGGCTGCTGCTGAAATCACGAATGCCGATGCAATTCATCCGGGTTATGGTTTCCTCGCAGAAAACGCCAAATTCGCACAGATCTGTGGCGACCACGGTATTAAATTTATAGGCCCCACTCCCGAAATGATCAATTCTATGGGTGATAAGATCACCGCAAAAGAAACGATGATCAAAGCAGGCGTTCCCTGTATCCCCGGTAGTGACGGCTTGTTAGGAAGCCTGGAAGAAGCAAAAGAACTTGCTAAAAATCTCGTTGGTTATCCTGTTATCCTTAAAGCTACTGCAGGTGGCGGAGGTAAAGGTATGCGTGTGGTTTGGAGCGAAGAAGAAATGGAGCGCGCTTACAACACCGCTAAAACCGAGGCTGCCGCTTCTTTTAAGAATGATGGCATCTACATGGAGAAATTCGTGGAAGATCCCCGTCACATCGAGATCCAGGTAGCCGGTGACCGCTATGGCACCGTATGTCATCTCAGCGAGCGCGACTGCTCTATCCAACGCCGTCACCAGAAGCTGGTAGAAGAATCTCCTTCTCCGTTCATGACACCCGAATTACGCCAGCGTATGGGCGAAGCAGCTATCAAAGCTGCATCCGCTATCAACTACGAAAGCGTCGGTACCATTGAGTTCCTGGTCGATAAACACAGAAATTTCTATTTCATGGAAATGAACACCCGTATTCAGGTAGAGCACTGTGTTACGGAAGAAGTGATCAACTTCGATCTTATTAAAGAACAGCTGAAAATAGCAATGGGCGAAAAGATCTCCGGATTGAACTATGAACCCCAGATGCATGCTATCGAATGCCGTATCAACGCCGAAGACCCGTATAACGATTTCCGGCCTTCACCAGGCAAGATCACCGTATTACATACGCCCGGAGGCCATGGCGTACGCGTCGACAGCCACGTTTATGCAGGTTATGTGATCCCTCCTTTTTACGATTCTATGATTGGTAAACTTATCACTATTGCACGTACGCGCGAAGAAGCCATCGATACCATGTACCGCGCGCTGAGCGAATACGTGATCGAAGGCGTGAAAACTACCATTCCATTCCACTTACAACTGATGCAGAACGAAGATTTCAGAAAAGGTAACTTCACTACCAAATTCCTCGAAACTTTCCAGATGCAATAA
- a CDS encoding DedA family protein has product MEKGIVQQFIEWIIHNGGVFVLLIVIFAETGLFLGFFLPGDSLLFAAGLYIEDLARSLFGVHYSVLILMVILASILGNLVGYWFGAKTGDLLFQRKDSLLFKKKHLYKAKDFYEQYGKATIFLAKFLPVIRTFAPIIAGIVKMNRATFLFYNVIGSICWVASMMLGGHFLQSWVQNRFGFSLKDHIEGITIAIILITTLPVIFKIFFGKKKATPVLPPDSE; this is encoded by the coding sequence ATGGAAAAAGGAATTGTTCAGCAGTTTATCGAATGGATTATCCACAACGGTGGAGTGTTTGTATTATTGATCGTCATCTTCGCCGAAACAGGTTTATTCCTCGGCTTTTTTCTGCCTGGCGATAGTTTGTTGTTTGCCGCAGGACTTTATATCGAAGATCTCGCCCGCTCTTTGTTTGGAGTGCATTATAGTGTACTCATCCTGATGGTGATCCTGGCTTCTATTCTTGGTAACCTTGTTGGTTACTGGTTCGGTGCTAAAACCGGCGACCTCTTGTTCCAGCGAAAAGATTCCCTGCTCTTTAAGAAAAAACATTTGTACAAAGCCAAAGACTTTTACGAACAATATGGTAAGGCTACCATTTTCCTTGCCAAGTTCCTGCCTGTTATCCGCACCTTTGCACCTATCATCGCAGGTATCGTAAAAATGAACCGTGCTACTTTCCTGTTCTATAATGTAATAGGCAGTATTTGCTGGGTTGCTTCCATGATGCTGGGTGGCCACTTCTTACAAAGCTGGGTGCAAAATCGTTTTGGCTTCAGTTTAAAAGATCATATCGAAGGCATTACCATTGCTATCATTTTAATTACTACCTTACCTGTCATTTTTAAAATATTTTTCGGTAAAAAAAAGGCGACTCCGGTTCTGCCGCCCGATAGTGAATAA
- a CDS encoding MFS transporter, giving the protein MSKKYTLTSLVVWVAALGYFVDIFDLLLFGMIRTASLRDLGITSREEIERIGLMLDNWQMIGMLAGGIFWGILGDKKGRLSVLFGSILTYSVANISNGFVTEVYLYALLRFAAGFGLAGELGAGVTLVNELLDKEKRGIGTALVAGTGIMGAVVGGFVVKWVGDWRYCYFIGGGMGICLLLLRVGIMESGMFETMKTSEARKGSFKLIFSERKRMMKYIGVVLVAVPLWYIVQLYAKYSPELADAMGLQFSDEERKVIPINCIMLAYLGLTFGDFACGLISQWMRSRKKAIALFMTLSIITIVLFYMFAPQSMFVFYAGIGVMGFSVGYWAVFMSVAAESFGTNIRSTVTNTAPNLVRGTVVLINIAYEFLKYRLHYNSVVANITVGVVVFGIAIWALTRLEETFGKDLNYIEE; this is encoded by the coding sequence ATGTCTAAAAAATACACGTTAACCAGTTTGGTTGTCTGGGTGGCAGCCCTGGGGTATTTTGTCGATATATTCGACCTGCTTTTGTTTGGAATGATCCGTACCGCCAGCCTGCGCGATCTGGGTATTACCTCCCGTGAAGAAATTGAACGGATAGGGTTAATGCTCGATAACTGGCAGATGATAGGTATGCTGGCAGGTGGTATTTTCTGGGGTATCCTGGGAGATAAGAAAGGCAGGTTGTCGGTATTATTTGGCTCCATACTTACTTATTCAGTTGCGAATATTTCTAATGGCTTTGTTACAGAAGTGTACTTATATGCGCTCCTGCGCTTTGCCGCCGGCTTTGGCCTGGCAGGTGAACTCGGGGCCGGCGTAACGCTGGTCAATGAACTGCTCGACAAGGAAAAGCGCGGCATAGGTACGGCGCTGGTAGCAGGCACCGGTATCATGGGCGCCGTAGTCGGTGGCTTTGTCGTGAAATGGGTGGGCGATTGGCGTTACTGCTACTTCATCGGAGGGGGTATGGGTATATGCCTGCTCCTATTACGTGTAGGTATTATGGAATCGGGCATGTTCGAAACCATGAAAACCAGCGAAGCCCGCAAAGGCAGCTTTAAACTCATCTTCAGTGAACGAAAAAGAATGATGAAGTACATAGGCGTTGTATTGGTAGCAGTACCCCTCTGGTATATTGTTCAATTGTATGCAAAGTATTCGCCGGAGCTGGCCGACGCTATGGGCCTTCAGTTTTCAGACGAAGAAAGAAAGGTGATCCCGATTAACTGTATCATGTTGGCCTACCTGGGACTAACCTTCGGAGATTTTGCATGCGGCCTTATCTCTCAGTGGATGCGCAGCCGTAAAAAGGCGATCGCATTATTTATGACATTGTCCATTATCACCATCGTTTTATTCTACATGTTTGCCCCGCAAAGCATGTTTGTTTTTTATGCTGGTATTGGCGTTATGGGATTTTCGGTAGGGTACTGGGCAGTGTTCATGAGCGTCGCTGCCGAAAGTTTTGGGACCAATATCAGGTCTACAGTTACGAATACTGCGCCCAACCTGGTGCGCGGAACAGTAGTTCTTATTAATATTGCATACGAGTTCCTCAAGTACCGCCTGCATTACAATTCTGTCGTGGCAAATATTACAGTAGGTGTCGTGGTCTTTGGCATTGCCATATGGGCATTGACAAGGCTTGAGGAAACCTTTGGCAAAGATTTGAACTATATAGAAGAATAA
- the efp gene encoding elongation factor P: MATTSDISRGMILKLDGSLYSVVEFGENKTARAAAKVWAKLKGVDNSRTIEKTWNSGETIFPVRVEKKTFQYLYKDETGFNLMNNETFEQIALAEDMIDAPQFLKDGSEVFVFINTESEQPIGAELPEKIVVQVTYCEPGLRGDTATRALKPATVETGATVNVPLFVNEGEIIRINTKTGEYVERVKD; encoded by the coding sequence ATGGCAACTACATCAGATATCAGCCGTGGAATGATCCTGAAACTTGACGGCAGTCTGTACTCGGTGGTAGAATTCGGAGAAAACAAAACTGCACGTGCAGCAGCGAAAGTGTGGGCTAAGTTAAAGGGTGTTGACAACAGCCGTACTATTGAAAAAACCTGGAATAGTGGTGAAACTATTTTCCCGGTTCGTGTAGAGAAAAAAACTTTCCAGTACCTGTATAAAGATGAAACAGGGTTCAACCTGATGAATAACGAAACTTTCGAGCAAATCGCGCTTGCAGAAGACATGATCGATGCTCCTCAGTTCCTGAAAGACGGCTCCGAAGTATTTGTATTTATCAATACCGAGTCCGAACAACCTATTGGTGCAGAATTGCCTGAGAAAATTGTGGTGCAGGTTACCTATTGTGAGCCAGGTTTACGCGGCGATACTGCTACGCGTGCTTTAAAGCCTGCTACAGTTGAAACAGGAGCTACTGTAAACGTGCCTTTGTTCGTGAACGAAGGTGAGATCATCCGTATTAATACGAAGACCGGCGAGTACGTAGAGCGTGTAAAAGATTAA
- a CDS encoding TlpA family protein disulfide reductase, whose amino-acid sequence MKQYVLLSIFIVTALFSQAQQFDDTPPYKKNSSLPEFKILQADSTWFTDLLIPEHRPVIIMYFSPECGHCQVEAENLAQNRDKLDSAFMLFVSYHSPEEVGAFVKKYKLDKFRYTAAGRDTEYNLPSFFRVQQTPFIAVYSKYHQLVKVFEAGANAEELSKLLQE is encoded by the coding sequence ATGAAGCAATACGTTTTACTATCCATTTTCATCGTTACGGCGTTGTTTTCACAGGCGCAACAGTTTGATGACACTCCTCCATACAAAAAGAACAGTTCGCTGCCGGAGTTTAAGATTCTGCAGGCAGACAGTACCTGGTTTACCGACCTGCTGATCCCGGAACACAGGCCGGTTATTATCATGTATTTCAGTCCCGAATGCGGGCATTGCCAGGTAGAAGCTGAAAATCTTGCGCAAAACCGCGACAAACTCGACTCAGCCTTCATGTTGTTTGTTTCTTATCATTCCCCTGAAGAGGTTGGTGCGTTTGTGAAAAAGTATAAACTCGACAAATTCCGCTATACAGCTGCCGGCAGGGACACCGAATACAATCTGCCTTCTTTTTTCAGGGTACAGCAAACGCCGTTTATCGCTGTTTATTCTAAATACCATCAGCTTGTGAAGGTATTTGAAGCCGGAGCCAATGCCGAGGAGCTCAGTAAATTGCTACAGGAATAG
- the accB gene encoding acetyl-CoA carboxylase biotin carboxyl carrier protein, with protein sequence MDFKHIQELIKVINKSNIGEISIEEKDFKITIKQKEDQVQTVFAAPAAPVYAAAPAVPQQLAAAPAAALPAAEAAPAAPKTDNLITIKSPMIGTFYRRASPDKPLFAEVGTEIAPGKVICIIEAMKLFNEIESEISGKVVKVLVDDASPVEYDQPLFLVEPA encoded by the coding sequence ATGGACTTCAAACACATTCAGGAACTGATCAAGGTTATTAATAAAAGTAACATCGGGGAGATTAGCATTGAGGAGAAGGACTTTAAGATAACCATCAAGCAGAAAGAAGACCAGGTGCAGACTGTCTTCGCCGCCCCTGCTGCTCCTGTATATGCTGCAGCTCCGGCTGTGCCACAGCAATTAGCTGCGGCTCCTGCTGCCGCTTTGCCGGCTGCAGAAGCTGCCCCGGCTGCCCCTAAAACCGATAACCTGATTACTATTAAAAGCCCTATGATCGGTACTTTCTACCGTCGCGCTTCACCCGATAAACCACTGTTTGCCGAAGTAGGAACCGAAATCGCTCCCGGTAAAGTGATCTGCATTATCGAAGCCATGAAACTGTTCAATGAAATTGAAAGTGAAATAAGCGGCAAGGTTGTAAAAGTACTTGTTGATGACGCTAGTCCTGTTGAATACGATCAACCTTTATTCCTGGTAGAACCCGCGTAA
- the mdh gene encoding malate dehydrogenase: MKVTVVGAGAVGATCANNIARKELCDELVLIDIKEGIAEGKAQDILQSAALLGFDTRITGCSRDYAHTAGSDVVVITSGLPRKPGMTREELIGANAGIVKEVTQQILRYSPDAILIIISNPMDTMTYLAWQSSGLPKQRVIGMGGVLDSARFKYQLSKQLGASAADLNAVVIGGHGDTTMLPLIRYANWNSVPVTALLTPEQQQQIVNATMVGGATLTKLLGTSAWYAPGAAAAAVVEAIVRDEKKLMPCSVLLEGEYGLNDICLGVPVTIGRNGWENIITYQLNETEQAMLHQSADAVRSMNDVLKNI; encoded by the coding sequence ATGAAAGTGACTGTTGTAGGTGCTGGCGCGGTAGGCGCCACCTGTGCCAATAATATAGCCAGGAAAGAACTTTGTGACGAATTGGTTTTAATAGACATTAAAGAAGGTATTGCCGAAGGGAAAGCACAGGATATCTTACAATCAGCAGCATTGCTAGGCTTTGATACCCGTATTACCGGTTGCTCCCGTGATTATGCCCATACAGCAGGCTCTGATGTTGTTGTTATCACTTCGGGGCTGCCGCGCAAACCCGGCATGACCCGCGAAGAGCTTATTGGCGCCAATGCCGGCATTGTAAAGGAAGTGACGCAGCAGATCCTGCGCTATTCTCCCGATGCTATTCTTATTATTATCAGTAACCCTATGGATACGATGACCTATCTAGCCTGGCAGAGTTCCGGTTTGCCTAAACAGCGTGTGATTGGTATGGGCGGAGTGCTCGATAGTGCGCGATTTAAATATCAGCTGAGCAAACAGCTCGGTGCGAGTGCAGCCGACCTCAATGCCGTTGTCATAGGCGGCCATGGCGATACCACTATGTTACCCCTTATCCGTTATGCCAACTGGAACAGTGTTCCGGTAACAGCGCTGTTAACACCTGAACAACAGCAACAGATAGTAAACGCCACCATGGTTGGCGGCGCCACGCTTACCAAGCTGCTCGGCACTTCGGCCTGGTATGCTCCCGGAGCTGCTGCTGCCGCTGTTGTGGAGGCTATTGTACGTGACGAGAAGAAACTCATGCCGTGCAGTGTTCTGCTTGAAGGTGAATATGGCCTTAATGACATCTGCCTGGGTGTACCTGTTACCATTGGTCGTAATGGCTGGGAAAATATCATTACTTACCAGCTTAATGAAACGGAACAGGCAATGCTGCATCAAAGTGCTGATGCCGTTCGCAGCATGAACGATGTGTTGAAGAACATTTAA
- a CDS encoding outer membrane beta-barrel family protein, with product MKKTYFKFHTVSLFLFLIAYPAFAQKAEGYLQDSSNKPVAFANVVLFGLPDSSFINGAISNEHGHFMITYAGNHTEGYLHISCMGFETIILKAKADMGRICLKSAVSSIQEVIVKGSRPVIRNINGKLLVNVSSSFLSKAGNVFDALRRSPGITVDDNNKITVFGRGVPIIFLNGRELKNPAELATLQSSDIVSFEIDRNPSAEYAAAGNAVIKITTKKAPSDAVNFQLYNEAQFAKRYRNSTGGNLNGRFGSTDFAVNYSYTANRYKNLEEAYENNFQDSYTITNRNSAVRYPSFTAHNIYGAINQAFYKKHVIGAQVTLKREDSKEKSQAAQTIARTDRATVFRDVNKSGNGKADVSTYSLNYLFKMDSARSLSLIGDYSKVSDISAEKITELNHTNSTLLNTLLDNRDKSEVYSAVADFETPVFRRITMKAGGKYAEVKRQSQRISTNIDNLENNYTDNNAINDQISAAYLKADFRVGAFTMNTGLRYERTETKVRSLQTTLVDSTYGEWFPSVSFSSRFRSSRVSSFTFGYTRKIDRPAFRELSTNVIYFDANSYAVGNPRIRPTLINNFSADLSLFRGLSLNFGHRIENSPRVLTAVPDDRNPTIIKYTFVNLDKAQYSFVNIDYSLSRKWYEGTLSTGIERPSIKVPFLGEVRKVQKLNYILKVENNFSLSDKVSVFCSYVYYSRKDDLMTHYYGRYNLSVGGNASILKDKLKISLLANDILNKSDTRWEDKYANIISGSIPDHDNTWVRLIVRYHFRNFKKTNVKRIAGEEELDRM from the coding sequence TTGAAAAAGACATATTTTAAGTTCCACACCGTTAGTTTATTTCTTTTCCTGATAGCCTATCCGGCCTTTGCGCAAAAGGCAGAAGGCTATTTGCAAGACAGCAGCAACAAGCCCGTCGCCTTCGCCAATGTAGTATTATTCGGTTTACCGGACTCGTCGTTTATCAATGGCGCCATATCAAATGAACATGGGCATTTTATGATCACCTATGCCGGTAATCATACGGAGGGTTATCTGCATATCAGCTGTATGGGCTTTGAGACCATTATATTGAAAGCAAAAGCGGATATGGGGCGGATTTGCTTAAAGAGCGCCGTTTCTTCGATACAGGAAGTTATCGTAAAAGGATCGCGCCCGGTGATCAGGAATATAAACGGCAAGCTTCTCGTAAATGTAAGCAGCAGTTTTTTAAGTAAGGCGGGGAACGTATTCGATGCCTTGCGGCGGAGCCCTGGTATTACAGTAGATGACAATAACAAAATAACGGTGTTTGGAAGAGGTGTACCGATCATCTTCTTAAACGGGCGGGAATTAAAGAATCCGGCAGAGCTAGCCACGCTACAGTCAAGCGATATCGTCAGCTTTGAAATAGACCGGAACCCTTCAGCGGAATATGCGGCAGCGGGCAATGCAGTCATTAAGATCACCACTAAAAAGGCACCTTCAGACGCTGTCAATTTCCAGCTCTATAATGAAGCTCAATTTGCGAAAAGGTATAGGAATTCAACAGGTGGCAATTTGAATGGGCGGTTTGGGTCAACGGATTTTGCGGTCAACTATTCTTATACTGCGAACCGCTACAAAAACCTGGAGGAAGCGTATGAAAATAACTTCCAGGACTCTTATACTATCACAAACCGGAATTCTGCGGTCAGGTATCCGTCTTTTACTGCCCATAACATCTATGGCGCCATTAACCAGGCTTTTTACAAGAAACACGTTATTGGTGCGCAGGTAACTTTGAAGCGTGAGGATTCGAAAGAGAAATCCCAGGCAGCGCAAACCATCGCGCGTACCGACAGGGCCACCGTATTCAGGGATGTCAATAAAAGTGGCAACGGCAAGGCCGATGTATCGACCTATAGCCTGAATTACCTGTTTAAAATGGACAGTGCAAGATCGTTGTCGCTTATTGGCGACTATTCGAAAGTTTCTGATATTTCTGCGGAAAAAATCACGGAATTGAATCATACCAATAGTACATTGCTCAATACCTTACTGGATAATCGAGACAAATCGGAAGTTTACAGTGCGGTCGCCGATTTTGAGACGCCGGTTTTCAGGCGTATCACCATGAAAGCAGGGGGAAAGTATGCTGAGGTGAAACGACAGAGCCAAAGGATTTCCACCAATATAGACAACCTTGAAAATAATTATACAGATAACAACGCCATCAACGACCAGATCAGCGCTGCCTACCTGAAAGCTGATTTTCGCGTTGGCGCTTTTACCATGAATACGGGGTTACGGTATGAGCGAACCGAGACAAAGGTGAGGTCGTTGCAAACGACGCTTGTAGATTCAACTTACGGGGAATGGTTTCCGAGTGTTTCTTTCAGCAGCAGATTTCGCAGCAGCCGGGTGTCTTCGTTTACATTCGGTTATACGCGTAAAATAGACAGGCCGGCTTTTCGCGAGCTTAGTACCAATGTCATTTATTTCGACGCCAATTCCTACGCCGTTGGCAATCCCAGGATACGGCCTACCCTTATCAATAATTTCAGTGCAGACCTGTCTTTATTCAGAGGGCTGAGTCTCAATTTCGGCCACCGTATAGAAAACAGCCCCCGTGTTTTAACTGCGGTTCCGGATGACAGGAACCCTACTATTATCAAGTACACCTTTGTTAATCTTGACAAAGCGCAATACAGTTTCGTGAATATCGACTATTCTTTATCCCGGAAATGGTATGAGGGCACCTTAAGTACAGGTATAGAGAGGCCGTCAATAAAAGTTCCGTTCCTGGGGGAAGTGAGGAAGGTTCAAAAGCTGAATTACATATTGAAGGTGGAGAACAATTTTAGCCTGTCGGACAAGGTAAGTGTGTTTTGCAGTTATGTTTATTACAGCAGGAAAGACGATCTGATGACACATTATTATGGCCGTTATAATCTATCTGTTGGCGGGAATGCTTCCATTTTAAAGGATAAGTTAAAAATATCTCTCCTTGCGAACGATATATTGAATAAATCGGATACGAGGTGGGAGGACAAGTATGCGAATATTATCTCTGGTTCGATCCCTGATCACGATAATACCTGGGTAAGACTGATTGTGCGGTACCATTTCAGGAATTTCAAAAAAACGAATGTGAAAAGGATTGCGGGTGAGGAGGAACTTGACAGAATGTAG
- a CDS encoding dicarboxylate/amino acid:cation symporter: MLKKNKLTLYILVAMLLGTVLGYIVHTQASEATINSFAPKIRLLTKIFLFLVQMIIAPLVFCTLVVGIAKLGDLKTVGRVGGKAMLWFISASLASLLLGMLLVNFFQPGAHIEIGSSLADKAEAADLVGKTQEFSLDKFVEHVFPKSLIDAMAHNEILQIVVFSIFFGVATAAIGDKGKIVVKALDAVSHIILKMVGYVMNFAPLGVFGALAAIIAKKGLGIFGFYMYYFVYFLIGIFLLWGLLLLVGWLILGNRLPLLIKRILQPLIIAFSTTSSEAVFPKLTEELERFGCKDKVVSFILPLGYSFNLDGSMMYMTFASIAIAQASKIPLDLGTQLTMLLVLMLTSKGIAGVPRASLVVVAATCSMFGIPPEGIALILPIDHFCDMFRTATNVLGNALATSVVSKWEGELATPQQV; encoded by the coding sequence ATGTTGAAAAAGAACAAATTAACGCTGTATATTCTGGTTGCAATGTTGTTAGGTACAGTCCTGGGTTATATTGTTCATACGCAGGCTTCTGAGGCAACCATCAATTCTTTTGCTCCTAAAATAAGGTTGCTCACCAAAATATTTCTGTTTCTTGTTCAAATGATCATAGCACCCCTGGTATTTTGTACACTGGTGGTGGGTATTGCAAAACTCGGTGATCTTAAAACCGTGGGAAGGGTAGGAGGTAAGGCCATGTTATGGTTTATTTCGGCTTCACTTGCGAGTTTATTGCTGGGTATGCTGCTGGTAAACTTCTTTCAGCCGGGCGCACATATCGAAATCGGCAGCTCGTTGGCCGATAAAGCAGAAGCAGCCGACCTCGTAGGTAAAACGCAGGAATTCTCCCTTGATAAATTTGTGGAACACGTATTCCCCAAAAGCCTTATAGATGCCATGGCGCACAACGAGATCTTACAGATCGTAGTGTTTTCTATCTTCTTTGGTGTAGCTACAGCAGCCATCGGCGATAAAGGCAAAATAGTGGTAAAAGCATTGGATGCAGTATCACATATCATCCTGAAAATGGTGGGATATGTAATGAACTTTGCGCCCTTGGGTGTATTTGGCGCGCTCGCCGCCATTATCGCAAAAAAAGGACTGGGCATTTTCGGATTTTACATGTATTATTTTGTCTACTTCCTGATCGGTATTTTTCTCTTATGGGGTCTTTTACTTTTAGTGGGTTGGTTAATATTAGGTAACAGACTTCCTTTGCTTATAAAGCGTATCTTACAGCCGTTAATCATAGCATTTAGTACTACTTCAAGTGAAGCTGTATTCCCGAAACTGACGGAAGAACTGGAGCGGTTTGGGTGTAAGGATAAGGTGGTGTCGTTTATTTTGCCGCTGGGATATTCTTTTAACCTGGATGGCAGCATGATGTATATGACGTTTGCCAGTATTGCTATTGCACAGGCGTCTAAGATCCCGCTGGACCTTGGAACGCAGTTGACGATGTTGTTGGTACTTATGCTCACAAGTAAAGGGATCGCAGGCGTTCCCAGAGCATCACTGGTGGTAGTCGCTGCCACCTGTAGTATGTTCGGAATTCCGCCGGAAGGCATAGCTTTGATTCTGCCTATCGATCACTTTTGTGATATGTTCCGTACTGCTACCAACGTTCTGGGCAATGCATTAGCAACCAGCGTGGTGAGCAAGTGGGAAGGAGAACTGGCCACACCTCAACAAGTATAA